The following nucleotide sequence is from Triticum dicoccoides isolate Atlit2015 ecotype Zavitan chromosome 7B, WEW_v2.0, whole genome shotgun sequence.
cagtccacggacgaagtgggcgaggaacacaaccctctcgtggggttccggggttggaatgacctgcccttcgtccggtagccggtgcgcgatgtctgcggccaagtatccggccacccgaagattcgtgatatgcttctccttcacggtggaagccacccacttgcctcctgctccggacatgtttagctgtgcggagagggcttggactagggcgctggagcttgaggaggCAAGGATGATcaaggaaggaagaaggcgtgggtgaaaatagggaacccttatccctttatagaggcgacgaaagcggtgcgcctccccacttgcttgttgagaatcgcttacttccaagcgccacgattgatggagcggtgggattacccatacccgtattgatgagaatcccgtgataaggggacacaatctctgtttTGAGAAGATGTGtccaggaaaccgcctcgcaatatgcactgtggctggttgtgggaaaacagttcgaataatgacccgaccataaTGACATGTCAccttgtctaaaaagttgtcagcagattacatttgtgaaatatcattctctctacagcagtacgtgaagatcatcttgcagatccggacatggtctaagtgttcgataaatACTTTGGagcattcggagatggaacccgccttgcaatgctgaaaacaagactgcacgccggactcatcgtcattgaagcctggtttaggggctactgagggagtcctggattagggggtattcggacagccaggctatatactttgtccggactgttggagcgtgaagatacaagactcaagactccgtcccatgtccggatgggactctcctttgcgtggaagacaagcttggcaatccggatattatatttgcttccttgtaaccgactccgtgtaaaccctagccctcttcggtgtctatataaaccggagaggttggtccttaaagggacgatcacaatcattatcatcataggatagcttctaaggtttagcctctacgatctcgtggtagatcaactcttgtactactcatatcatcaatatcaatcaagcgggaagtagggttttacctccatcgagagggcccggacctgggtaaacattgtgttccttgcctcctcttaccattagcctaagacgcacagatcgggaccccctactcgagatctgccggttttgacaccgacaaggacctctaacaggaaaaacaagaacacgtactggacagcagccggagcagaggcactagacttggggtcggtgtcctccatgtcgtcgaggaggttgtcgacgtcggggaagtagtcgtcgtcggagtccggggcgtccgtgatgaagaagtcagtagtcgcgcagagcgctccccaaaaaccttatcacccttctcccgtataggactcaaagaggtgcgatttcgaaggcctactgtcccgactcgcggtgcacgccgcaagccgggatgaggaagacagcagcagctcAAAGATTGGAACCAGTGGCGAGAGGAAGGacaagttctggtgcgtctctctgagaggagcgacctcccttttataggcgcaagagaaggaggcgagagggcggcGACGGGAGGCGAAACGAAGAGGGGGAGACAAAGCGAACGGACTTCAGCCGAAGAGGCACCCCGTtcggattcagtgtccactacGAAAAATGTTtcacggctcattcccgcaacccgcgacgcggcggcggaggaggagtgcgcgtggatgtccctattgttctcatgctcatacaagtggggacagagcctcccttataaagaggtccaactccctctaaactagcaatgtgggactaaactttagttccacctcttgccttgcacgaatgggctgcgtgggcctctaggatttattaggaatttctgaaactgctattgggataggcccaaatagacaaaaattccagcagGAGGTACAATCCAGAGAAGAGAGTCAAGGATGGGAAGAGAAAATATCAAAGGTAGAGGAGCATGAGATGATACACTTGTCTGGTACAAAAAGAAGtactggaggaggaagaaggcgaagCCTAATCTATCAGTTCAATGCCTTCTTTTCTTGCCACTGCTCGCCTCTTGTAGCCTCCAATCCCATACCAAGTCCATTGTGGCTGGCCCACGACCCATGACTGCCAAGCCCAATTTACCTTTGCGTATGGGTATGACACTTCCGCCCCCATGAATTATTGGTTGTCCTAAAATGAAAGTGCACTTAATCCCGGCAATGATTCTTTATAATCAATGTCAACATATCTAAGGAAACTTATGTTGAACTCCATTATTGTGCAACAAACCAGATGAAATGTGATCCCGACAAATCTGCATGAAGACAAGTGTTGGACAAGCAAAGGACTTAGCTTCTATATTTTAGTGATTTAAGACCGCACTAAGTCCATAGGTAGCTATTATATTTTAGTTATTTgaaatcacattgagtccataggcatGCCGATATTATCAAAAAGGAAACGGCGTTGCTAAGCTGGTGTAACATCGAAAAATTCTAAATATTGGAATGTTAGCTATTTAAGTATAATTAATTAAAACTTGATTGTATTGCTTGAGATTACCTAATTTTGACTACGATTTGAAACATTTGGAGTTTAAATGAATAGTGAATTGAGAGGGATTAAAAGGACATTGCCAAATATTTACTTTTGGATTTTAAATTGGATCTTTAAGATACTCAAATaacaaagagagaagataatattaTTTATTTGAAATAATACTACCTTTGTCCTGATTTACTAGTCCCTTTTGTattctgtgccaaattttgaccttaaatttaactaacaaaatgttaatgcatatcATTAAAAATAATATAATAGGAAACTATGTTCTAATACGAATCCatcgatataatttttgctgacatgcattaatattttattagttaaaccaCTAGTCAAATTTTGGCAGAAAATAACAAGggggcttataaaccaggacggaggtagtaggttTTAAACACTTTGAATATTGTTTGCCTAATATTTTTCAGACTTCAAAGATATTTTAGAAATTACTATAATCCTGAATTTATTTTTAGGGAATATTTACACAGGCCAAAATGGAGTTTATAAAGATATTATATGTAATTTAAACAATATTTGTGCTGGTAATATTTTTcctaagattcaaatattatattGGATCTATTtcaatttttgtaggattttttatATTGAATTGGTTTAATATAAAAATCAAAAGCTATTTCAAAAGAAAAAATTAGAACACGATTAAAACCATTTCTACCTAGTAGCTCGAGGGGCTCATTTCTATCTATTACCCAGACGCAACAGCTAGCCCATGCAGCCAAGAGGCCCATTTCTCCATTTCCCCAAATCTGTACACTGTTGTGAGCCGTCCTATCTTCATATAATTTAACGGTTGTCATCGCTTTAGTGCAAGTTCAATCTGCCGTTACAACGGTGTGGCCACCTCAGCCGTCGTAGTATCGTCAACCCTACATAATACTCTAGTGTAAAAAAagatcttatattatgagacggagggaataGGTCAGGGCACCCATGCACAACAAATCATTCTACGATCACACACTTATACAATCATTGTATTCTTCTTTATACGGGGCATGATAAAAACAATAAGCAAGAGTAGAGTATTACCTCTCAAACAGAGGGCTAGAAGCTAGGTAAAATTCTCATATGAATCCCATACCTAGATCATTCATGTGCATCTTTCCCCCTAAAATCCCAAAGTTACAAGTATTATCGCAAAATTCCGTTGACACTTCTTCTCCATCATGGCATTTAGTCTTTCAGAGGTGCTTATTAGATTAAGGTGTGTGTGTGCGCATTCCTATGAGCGAGTGCATGTGCGTATGTATAAGCGTCTGCGTCTGTACTGTCTACGCTAAAATTGTTGCCGGAGTGCTAGCACGCCATTCTCTCCTTTTACCTCATAGTACCGTACTTTTACTTATGTCCTATTAGCTTATTTAGTTTGCCACTCTTTtactccctcggttcctaaatataagactttttagatTTCATTAtatactacatatggagcaaaatgattgaatctacagtttaaaatatgtctatgtacatctgtatgtagttcttAGTGAAATctttaaaaggtcttatatttatgaacgaagggagtagtttATGCAACCTTCATATCAAATTACTTGTTTTAGATTCAATTTTGCAAAAACTTAGCTAGCTGAACAATTATGGCCTCATTCACCCGGAAAGTCAATTTTACTGTTGTCGGTATGTGCCAGTGAGATATCCACGGTTGATTTGCTTTGTGATTTGCGCACTGCGTTCGGTATTTTCTTCTATTCGGCTGCATGTGGTTTGGTATTTCTCTGTTTTACTGTGACAGCTTTATCTGACATGAGTACTATTTGCATGTGTTTTGGTCATTGAAAGGTACTAGTGGGTCCTACAAAAGTGCATGCATGACACAGACACGGACACACCTCTCACCCTATAAATTCATGGATTTTAATTATCTTGTGATAATTTCAATCATTCACATCTTTCAAACGAAAAGTTTGTTTTGAATAATTTATATATATTTCAAATCCTGGCCATATTTTTTAAATGAGTGAATTGTTATTGAAAGGTACTAGTGGGTCCTTCAAAACAAGATCAATCTTTGATACATTTGAAAGTGGTCTAAATTTAACGATTCAAACCATATTTCAATTAACTAAAATATGTGAAAAACTATAAAACTATGAAATGAGTTATTTCAAATATGTGAAATCGATTGTTTCAATGAGTAATTTTGGTTAGTTAAAGTATACGGAAGTTGTATTTTCCAAATATATGAAACGTATTGCAGTTTTAAAAATAATTGTTTCACACATTTCAAAAAAGTAAATCTATTCATAGATTTCACTTGGTTCAAAAATCTAATTTCATAGATTTCAATTATTTCAAAGTAATATGTGTTTTGAATAAGTGAAACCAGTGTTTACAAATAAGTGAAATATCTATTTTAATGAGTGAAATCATATTTGAATCAGTGAAACAGTCGAAATCACTTATTTTTCAAAACTTGTGTTTCATTGTGTGAAAATCAACTCTTTCAAATTTAAAATTAGTGAAAACCAGTTTTTATTTCAAATTTCATTTCACTTAAATGTCACTTATTTCAAGTTCAAATTTATATTTCAAACGTTTGAAACTAACTTTTGAGTTGATTGAAATACATTTGAATATATTTCATAAATACAAAGTGGAATTAGTTTTTGAGATATATTTTGTAATGAGTGAAATCAGTTTTACGAAATGAGTTATTTCAATTATCTAAAATAGGTTTTTTGAATTCAATGAAACCAATTTTATGAAATAGATTGTTCCAATGTGTGAAATTGATTATGTTCGTGAAGCTGCTTACTCCTGATTGTGAAACTGATATTTAGGAAATATAACTGCAAGTGAAATATGAAACTATACAATTTAAATATGCATGCATTATTTTAAAGCAGTGAAATCTGTAATATAAAATGAGTGAATCAGTTTTCGAAATGAATGGATGAAATATGTTTTTTTAATGTGTGAAATCTGTGTTTTCAACTGAGTGAATTCATACTTTTTTTAAATGAGTGAATTGTTATTTAGAATCAACTAAAAAAGATGAGTGAAATATGCTTTTCAATTTGAGTGAAATATGTTTTTAAAAATCAGCTAAATTAAAGCTAGTCCGGATGTATCCATAATTGATCTTGTTCTGAAACTCTTCTTGCTAGGAAttcaaatatatataaaaaattcaAAATAGGAGTTGTCATTAAAAAGGTATCCATGATCCAAGATTTCACAATGAAATTAAATGAAAGTATTTTTTTGCGAATAAATGGAAGTATTTTGTTGGAGAGAGAGGGAATATTTAACTTGCATGCAACTGGTCTTGTCGTACATTTTTTCTCTCTCCTAACAAAAGCTGACAAGTGCATGCAAAGATTCACATGTATTCCCGTGTATTCTATTCATGTCTCTTATACAACAAAAAGGGGCGCCAATCTCCAAAACAGCAGCAATGGTGGATGTTGCACCTGTAGGTACCAGCTCCGGTAAAAAAACTTAGTCGCTCATTCACCTGTTCAACCGTTTGATCAACAGACACGCGGATATTCGGGCTTACTGTGTACTAGCAATGTTTGTGCGGTCCGGTTTGTTTTTTCTTTTAATTTGTCTGGATACGAAtgtatgtgtgagagagaggagtACTAGTTGGCAACCAAACGCCGGATACATTTGCCGAGGGGCCTCTTGTATCGATGATCGCCGCAccggagtcggcagccagcaattTCTAATCTCTCTGCCTACTGCCTGCCGCCCACCGCCGGATTAACAACTGAACGTGCAGCACGAGGGCCACCACTAGGACCCTTAGCCACCACGTTGAAACTATCATCCTGTCGACCAGCACGTGTTCTTCGTGCGAGAAAGAAACACCCCACGTCCCCACGCTTGACAGCAACAGCCAACAGGACAAGCCCGATTCCTATAAATCAACAGCACTGCTATACACACGACGCTAATAGACGATTTGTGGACGACGCTGGAGATCACACCATACGTCGCACGGCAGCAGCACCGGTGCACCGTTGGATATGTCGTTCGGCTGTATGTCGTCTGTGCAGTATCGGCTGCACAGCAGTTTCGATAAATCAAACCCATCTAACCATCTCCAGTCCATCAATCTCCTTCCTCCAACCAACACAACACCCGATCAACTGGCAGAGCCAGAGCCGATCGACAGGGGTTCGAGAGCGTACAGAGGGGCCCATCGATCGAGCGCCAAGAATGGCGGTGTCAGGGAGCGCTCAGAGCCGACGGTTCGCCGCAGCGTGCGGCGTTCTCAGCCGCTGCATCAAGGCGACGGACGCGCGGCCGGCCGCCACGGTGGTCCTCCCCCTCATGCCCGGAGCCGAAGTGCCCGCGCAAGACGAGCACGCGGTGGGTCCTGCGCCGGCGAGCGCGCAGATGACCATCTTCTACGGCGGGCAGGTGCTGGTGCTCGACGAGGTCCCGGACGACAGGGCGGCCGAGCTGCTCCGTGTCGCTGCCGCAGCAGGCACCACGCGAGGGGACGGCGACCTGCCCATGGCGAGGAAGGCGTCGCTGCAGCGGTTCATGGAGAAGCGCAAAGGAAGGCTCGCCGCTCGCGCCGTCCCCTACAGCCGGCCCGACGGCGACGCGTCCTGCTACCATCTCACGCTGACGCTCTGATCCGCATTCATGCATAGAACTAGAAGAGTAGCCTGTGTCCGTCGCTGTGAAATTTATAAATTATTGTTGTTGTTCTGATGAACTGATGATGGCGAATTATAGTACATGTACGTCATGCGCACGCTTGCCTTTGCTTCCCACTTGGCCATGTTGGCAGCTGGACCTGGGCACGCTTTGCTGGTAGACACCTGCAACTGGCAATTAGCAAGCATGCGTAATTCATTTCTGCCGAGCCCCCAGCGAGCTCCCACTTGGCCGGAGCTGGACATGCTTTGCTCGCAGACACCTGCAATtggcaattactccctccgtttcaatttACTCGTCGTGGATCTAACAATTCCTTATGTCGTGTATCCTCGATTGATGCAGCCTCAGATGCTTCAATTGTAGATTTGAGTATTGAGCGAAAGGTTACACCAccatagtttaaatttgaactaaaatcacgacgagtaaatcgaaacagagggagtagaactGGGAACGTTTGATTTTTCGGCTTCCCTAGCGAACACCGTAATGACTGTTAGATTGTCCGTACTAATCTTGGTGCACGTTTCTCTGCCACATCGGCAGCATGCTCGCGTTCACTGGGGCAGGGAACCTGGCGAACGCACCCACTTGGATCCTATGACTTCCCCAACCCACTCACTACACTTCCTCATCATCTCCATTTCTCCACCCCATGCTCTCCCAGCATCCTCTCCCATCTTCAAGGTAATTTACTGTTGGAGCCCGACCATCCGCTGCCAGTCGAAGCTAGAAGGCGCGGCGCCCGATTCCACCCCATCGCCATGAACCCGAGGCATGTTGTCGTCGATCTGTGGGGAGTGTTGAAGTATAAATGCATAGCCCCCTTTCCCTATCAGCTTGAGTTTTTGGGTGAACTGTCTGATGCGTGCAGTTTTACATGGTATCGAAGGTAAGAGGttttgagttcaagacccggctgacgcaatttaaaaataaaaaattgcagcccactttcggttCATGTTTGGCCTGAGCGAGCCACGCATGAGGAGGGAGTGTTGAAGCATAAATGCATAGCCCACATTTCCCTATCAGCTTGAGCCAGGGAGGAGGCTCGGGGCAGCCACTGCTTGATGGGGATCTGTCTGGAGTGGCGCGCGGAGGAGGAGACCGGCCCGGGGCTAGTGCAAGGTGGCCATTTCTTGGGACGGATTCGAGGCGAGCGGGAGATTGAGACGATCGTGAGGGAGGCTGGTGGTGCGGCCTATGCGATGGAGCTTGTCAAGATTGTCTTCCCTCTTTTTCTCGCCGCTCGTGCGCCCCTGCagcttgttgttgttgctgttgttgtttttgttgtgttgttgttgttgttgttgttgttgttgttgttgttgttgttgaggatAACACACTTGATTTAGAACAGTTCGTGTAGAAACTGCCATGGACCACAACGTCAAATCTGCTGTGTTCCTGAAATTTTTGCCATGTCACCTAGTAAATTTCCGTGTAGTGTAAGAAGGTAAATACAGCtaggtacgtacatatgggcggggtctcaaacgcgtaCAACGACGGCGTCTTGTTCATCGGCATCcaatcggctgggtcagaacggaaaaattgcgtcgtgttcatcgggaggcaacgaaatgcgtcatgttcatcgagagccaaccgatttggacggaacagccgaaacgaggcctggcgtaccacagaacggaggaaatggccttctgttcaaccgcctatggtcgaaacgggatcctattcaccgggaggggtctggcatatcgcaaaacagaggaaacagacttctcttcgacctcctacggtcgaaacggggtcctgttgatcgggggtgtggtgtaccgcaaaatagaggaaaacatacttctcttcgacctcctacggtcgaaacgggggtcctgttcatcgagaggggtgtggcgtatcgcaaaacaggactccatggtctactgttcatccaccgtctactgcctcgctccagcctccacgggctactgttcatccaccgccgacctcctccagcctccacctgcgactgttcatccacggcgtctccctcctgcctccaccacctattgttcatccatgggctcatgttcatccagcctccaccggctactgttaaaccagccctccacgggctactgttcatccaggcctccaccggctacagttcaactaggcctccacggggtcctgttcatccacccccaaccggctcgatcggggtcatgttcatccagcggcaatgacctctactaccacgggatcctgttcatcaaaccCCCGCCgaaaactgttcatccaacccccaacaacgctcaactgttcatcaagaggtagcaggttcgatcatcttcagttagcagcagtagtgaaggaatcactcgatcgggttcagttaacagacatggatcgattgatcgctcgggttcagtaacgcgtagccagtgcaatcactcgggttcagtaggcaaacacctcgctcaggttcagttagagtccaacgcctcacacccacgcgcgtacatatacgagagaaacgcgcaatccctctgtgcatcgcttggcccgaccacccaccgtaaccgggaactccccgatattttcctcgccctcgcttctaacatggttttttccgtcatggacgggccaaagaatgtcatgcagccacgTCTCcggctgcccaggacgaaaagcccattttttgtcatgattgtttgtcatagaagtaggagcccaccacatctatgatgataccggattttgtcataactatcatcatagaagtgtcataagcatggcagaaaaaaaatcgttcggcccaaaatgtcacggatgtgtctttttttgtagtgatggtgacACTGGACTTTATCGAAGGACTCCCCCTATCCAGAGGACACTCATGCATCATGGTGTTGGTGGACAAATTAAATCGATATGCTCATTTCATACCCTTATCACACCCTTTCACTACACTGCAAGTGGCTACAGCGTACATGACCAATGTTTACAAGTTGCACGGCCTACCTTATGCACTTGTTTTTGACCGAAATCGGGTATTCACCAGTGCTTTGTGGAAGGAACTATTCAAACAAGCAGACACTGAGCTCAGGATGTCGTCAGCTTACCATCCGCGGACTGATGGGACTATGAAACGGGTCAATCAATGTGTGGAAGCTTATATGCGTTGTTTCGTGCACGCTTGTCCTCACCAGTGGTTCCATTGGCTCCATTTGGCGGAATTCTGGTACAACACATCTCAACACTCCACGTTGGATTCTCCCCCATTTGAAGTGTTATATGGCCATCCACATCTCCCCATTTGAAGTGTTATATGGCCATCCACCTCTCCCCATTTGAAATGTTATATGGCCATCCACCTCTCCACTTTGTATTATGGATGCATCTGTTGGAGCCCCGGCTGACTTGGCGGTTTGGATCCATGAAATATCATTGATGTTAATTCTTCTGAAGCAACATTTGGAGCGAGCTCGGCAACGAATGAAAGATCAGGCTGATAAGAAACATTTCGGAGAGGGTTTTTGCCGTGAATGACTGGGTGTTCCTCAAACTCCAGCCATACGTGCAAACATCGGTTGCCATCTGTGctaatcacaaacattttttccatCGTCGAGCAAGGTGCATCCGGTATTGCACGTGTCGTTGTTGCGTGGAGCACTGCCACCTACCACAGAAGCTACGCCGGAATTGCCAGAACCTCTTCCTTCACATACAACTCCGTCTGTTCTAGAGGCAGTTCTTCaccgcccgctggtggcgcgtggtGACGCTTCCATACCCAAGTCCTCATCAAGTGGTCAGATCAGCCTGCATCGCTAGCTACAAGGAAAGACTATTTCGAGGTACGCAGTCGATTCCCGGGCGATGCGGCTTGGGGACAAGCCGTTTCTGAAAGAGAAGGGGATGTCACGGCCCTGGCTACTGCGACCAACGACCCAAGTGGACTCAGGCCATCAAGTCCCAAACAAAGGAAGAAGCCCAACCATCGGTTCGACCCAGCAACTGGCTGCTGTGACTTAGGCCTATAATTTGTGCAGTGTGGCGTGTGGGGTGAGGCATGAGTTGTCAATTGGCTGTAATCTCTTCCCCgattccccttcttcctccctggatCCTCCTTCTCTGTTCTTCCTCTGCTACCCAAGTCCTCCAAAACTACTTCAGAGCTTGGAGTTAATCGAATAAATGTGAGAGGGGACACAACA
It contains:
- the LOC119340344 gene encoding protein TIFY 11e-like, whose amino-acid sequence is MAVSGSAQSRRFAAACGVLSRCIKATDARPAATVVLPLMPGAEVPAQDEHAVGPAPASAQMTIFYGGQVLVLDEVPDDRAAELLRVAAAAGTTRGDGDLPMARKASLQRFMEKRKGRLAARAVPYSRPDGDASCYHLTLTL